From Deinococcus aerophilus, a single genomic window includes:
- a CDS encoding Bug family tripartite tricarboxylate transporter substrate binding protein, producing MNTKKSVLTLCALLLAAPATVAQTTAAQNINNLRIMAPASPGGGWDQTSRAIQTVLQEQGIVKPVQVFNVPGAGGTIGLAQLYNAKGDGSLLMTMGLVMVGAIQTNSSKVDLSRVTPIARLTGEYEVVVVPAASPYKSVADLVAAWKADPGKVAFAGGSAGGTDHMLVGLMAKAAGIDPRKINYVPFSGGGETLAALLGNQVAAGVAGYGEFEAQIKAGKLRAIGISAPKPQAGIPVPTLKSQGLNIDLANWRGIVAAPGISASEKAALVTAMDRMHASKQWKDTLATRNWTDLYLSGSKFDVYLKLEAARTKEVLKDIGLVK from the coding sequence ATGAATACCAAAAAATCCGTTCTGACCCTGTGCGCCCTGCTGCTCGCCGCCCCCGCCACCGTGGCCCAGACCACCGCAGCCCAGAACATCAACAACCTGCGCATCATGGCCCCGGCCAGCCCCGGCGGCGGCTGGGACCAGACCAGCCGCGCCATCCAGACCGTGCTGCAGGAACAGGGCATCGTCAAGCCGGTGCAGGTGTTCAACGTGCCCGGCGCGGGCGGCACCATCGGCCTGGCACAGCTGTACAACGCCAAGGGCGACGGCAGCCTGCTGATGACCATGGGTCTGGTGATGGTAGGCGCCATCCAGACCAACAGCTCCAAGGTGGACCTCAGCCGCGTGACCCCGATTGCCCGCCTGACCGGCGAGTACGAGGTCGTGGTGGTGCCCGCCGCCAGCCCCTACAAGTCGGTGGCCGATCTGGTCGCGGCGTGGAAGGCCGATCCCGGCAAGGTGGCCTTTGCCGGCGGCAGCGCGGGCGGCACCGACCACATGCTGGTGGGCCTGATGGCCAAGGCCGCGGGCATAGATCCCAGGAAGATCAACTACGTGCCCTTCAGCGGCGGCGGCGAGACCCTGGCGGCCCTGCTGGGCAACCAGGTGGCGGCGGGTGTGGCCGGCTACGGCGAGTTCGAGGCGCAGATCAAGGCGGGCAAACTGCGTGCCATCGGCATCAGCGCGCCCAAACCGCAGGCCGGTATTCCGGTCCCGACCCTCAAGTCCCAGGGGCTGAACATTGACCTCGCCAACTGGCGCGGCATCGTGGCCGCCCCCGGCATCAGCGCCTCCGAGAAGGCCGCGCTGGTCACCGCCATGGACAGGATGCACGCGAGCAAGCAGTGGAAGGACACCCTGGCAACCCGCAACTGGACCGACCTGTACCTCAGCGGCAGCAAGTTCGACGTGTACCTGAAGCTGGAAGCCGCCCGCACCAAGGAAGTGCTCAAGGACATCGGCCTGGTGAAGTAG
- a CDS encoding tripartite tricarboxylate transporter permease, with the protein MEALTSLLAGFETALTPINLLWALIGVTLGTLVGVLPGIGPALTVALLLPVTAKLPPVSAFIMFAGIYYGGMFGGSTTSILLNTPGESASIITALEGNKMARKGRAAAALATAAIGSFIAGTIGTLLLTFAAPAIAEIAVQITPSAKFALIMLAFVTISATFGGSPLRGLLSLFLGLGIGLVGTDLQSGQARFALGRPELLDGIDFITVVIGLFAIGETLYVASRLRKGKSDVIKLEGGATMSKQDWRRSWGPWLRGTALGFPFGAIPAGGAEIPTFLSYTLEKRLSKHPEEFGQGAIEGVAGPEAANNASAAGVLVPLLTLGLPTSATAAILLAAFQQYGLQPGPLLFLTNGDLVWGLIASLYIGNVMLLALNLPLAPVWARLLLIPRPFLYAGILVFSTVGVYSLNNSVFDLGLLALFGVIGYGMRRFDFPVTPAIIGVVLGPTAESQFRTALQQSNGDPSIFVRQPLTAFLMLCVLAALTVPQILKWRARRAA; encoded by the coding sequence ATGGAGGCCCTGACCTCCCTGCTGGCGGGTTTTGAAACCGCGCTGACCCCCATCAACCTGCTGTGGGCGCTGATCGGCGTCACGCTGGGCACGCTGGTGGGCGTGCTGCCCGGCATTGGCCCCGCGCTGACGGTGGCCCTGCTGCTTCCGGTGACGGCCAAGCTGCCCCCGGTGAGCGCTTTTATCATGTTCGCGGGCATCTACTACGGCGGGATGTTCGGGGGCAGCACCACCTCCATCCTGCTGAACACACCCGGCGAATCGGCGAGCATCATCACCGCGCTGGAAGGCAACAAGATGGCGCGCAAGGGCCGCGCCGCCGCCGCGCTGGCGACCGCCGCCATCGGCTCGTTCATCGCGGGCACCATCGGCACGCTGCTGCTGACCTTCGCCGCGCCCGCAATTGCCGAGATCGCCGTGCAGATCACGCCCAGCGCCAAGTTTGCGCTGATCATGCTCGCCTTCGTGACCATCAGCGCGACCTTCGGCGGCAGCCCACTGCGCGGGTTGCTGAGCCTGTTTCTGGGCCTGGGCATCGGTCTGGTCGGCACCGACCTGCAGAGCGGTCAGGCCCGCTTTGCGCTGGGCCGACCGGAACTGCTCGACGGCATCGACTTCATCACCGTGGTGATCGGCCTGTTCGCCATCGGCGAGACGCTGTATGTCGCCAGCCGCCTGCGTAAGGGCAAAAGCGACGTGATCAAGCTGGAAGGCGGCGCCACGATGTCAAAGCAGGACTGGCGCCGTAGCTGGGGGCCGTGGCTGCGCGGCACGGCGCTGGGTTTTCCCTTCGGCGCGATTCCGGCGGGCGGCGCGGAGATTCCAACCTTTCTGAGCTACACGCTGGAAAAGCGGCTCTCAAAGCACCCCGAGGAATTCGGCCAGGGCGCCATCGAGGGTGTCGCCGGGCCGGAAGCCGCCAACAACGCCAGCGCGGCGGGCGTGCTGGTGCCGCTGCTCACGCTGGGCCTGCCCACCAGCGCCACCGCCGCCATCCTGCTTGCGGCCTTCCAGCAGTACGGCCTGCAGCCAGGGCCGCTGCTGTTCCTGACCAACGGCGATCTGGTGTGGGGCCTGATCGCCTCGCTGTACATCGGCAACGTGATGCTGTTGGCCCTGAACCTGCCGCTGGCACCGGTGTGGGCCCGGCTGCTGCTGATTCCGCGCCCCTTTCTGTATGCCGGGATTCTGGTGTTCAGCACGGTGGGCGTGTATTCCTTGAACAACAGCGTCTTTGACCTGGGCCTGCTCGCGCTGTTCGGCGTTATCGGCTACGGCATGCGCCGCTTCGACTTTCCGGTCACGCCCGCGATCATCGGCGTGGTGCTGGGGCCCACCGCCGAGTCGCAGTTCCGCACGGCCCTGCAGCAGAGCAACGGCGACCCTTCCATCTTCGTGCGCCAGCCGCTGACCGCCTTCCTGATGCTGTGCGTGCTCGCCGCGCTCACCGTGCCGCAGATCCTGAAGTGGCGGGCGCGTCGGGCGGCGTAG
- a CDS encoding ATP-binding protein, which translates to MRLFRRFRSGRPRAGLQGRLVRWHLLVLCAMTTLLVAVQSWQLYGEARARLGERALTTSRLVARLPEVVSGAASGRPNPALNARINALRGAAEADFIVVGDRAGIRLAHPVPARLGRPMEGGDNVEPFAGREIVSVARGSLGVSVRGKVPVWQAGEVVGVVSTGYLMPQVWSLVGQALVGLLPWFLLALALGTLGAVWAARRLRAEILNLEPEEIAALARQQRAVLAALREGVIAVDPAGQVTLVSDRAAADLGERPVPYPLAEVWPELAHLTRGGVGARQQSLELTLRGGPVLVNLEPLDGSGPSGGGFVAGFRDRAQALALAEELTHARGFVDVLRAQTHEYQNRLHVISGLLQLDRPEEALRVLNAEIRSDAEFRQLLRDVQVPRLVALLAGKRERAQELGIEFGVAEGSSLSPTWERHADTLVTAVGNLTENAFEALAGRPGRVTVLIGEDPEGVQLSVEDSGPGVPDDLAGTLYGRGVSSKGEGRGHGLAGVFARVQALGGQLRHRRREGRTVFEVSLPTPHPAPLMPLPPASRSSEAEG; encoded by the coding sequence ATGAGGCTTTTCCGCCGCTTTCGTTCCGGCCGGCCCAGAGCGGGTCTGCAGGGCCGACTGGTGCGCTGGCACCTGCTGGTGCTGTGTGCCATGACGACGCTGCTTGTGGCGGTGCAGTCGTGGCAGCTGTACGGTGAGGCCCGCGCGCGGCTGGGCGAGCGGGCGCTGACCACCAGCCGGCTGGTGGCCCGCTTGCCGGAGGTGGTGAGCGGCGCGGCGTCGGGCCGGCCCAATCCGGCGCTGAACGCCCGCATCAATGCGCTGCGCGGAGCGGCGGAAGCTGACTTCATCGTGGTGGGAGACCGCGCGGGCATCCGGCTGGCGCATCCGGTGCCCGCGCGGCTGGGGCGGCCCATGGAGGGCGGGGACAACGTGGAGCCCTTCGCGGGCCGCGAGATCGTGAGCGTGGCGCGCGGCAGCCTGGGCGTCAGCGTGCGCGGCAAGGTGCCCGTGTGGCAGGCGGGCGAGGTCGTCGGCGTGGTGAGCACCGGGTACCTGATGCCGCAGGTGTGGTCCCTGGTGGGGCAGGCGCTCGTCGGGCTGCTGCCGTGGTTTCTGCTCGCGCTGGCGCTGGGCACGCTGGGCGCGGTGTGGGCTGCCCGGCGGCTGCGCGCCGAGATCCTGAATCTGGAACCCGAGGAGATTGCTGCCCTGGCCCGGCAGCAACGCGCGGTGCTCGCCGCGCTGCGTGAGGGGGTGATCGCGGTGGACCCCGCCGGGCAGGTCACGCTCGTGAGCGACCGCGCCGCCGCCGACCTGGGAGAGCGGCCCGTGCCGTATCCGCTGGCCGAGGTCTGGCCCGAACTCGCGCACCTGACTCGCGGCGGCGTGGGGGCGCGGCAGCAGAGCCTGGAACTGACCCTGCGCGGCGGCCCGGTGCTCGTGAACCTGGAACCGCTGGACGGCAGCGGCCCCAGTGGCGGAGGATTCGTGGCGGGCTTCCGCGACCGCGCGCAGGCGCTGGCCCTGGCCGAGGAACTGACCCACGCGCGCGGGTTTGTGGACGTGCTGCGTGCCCAGACCCACGAGTACCAGAACCGCCTGCACGTCATCTCGGGCCTGTTGCAGCTGGACCGTCCCGAGGAGGCCCTGCGGGTGCTGAACGCCGAGATCCGCTCGGACGCCGAGTTCCGGCAACTGCTGCGCGACGTGCAGGTGCCGCGCCTGGTGGCCCTGCTCGCGGGCAAACGTGAGCGCGCGCAGGAACTGGGTATCGAGTTCGGGGTGGCCGAGGGCAGCAGCCTCTCGCCCACCTGGGAACGGCACGCCGACACGCTGGTCACGGCGGTGGGAAACCTGACCGAGAACGCCTTCGAGGCCCTGGCCGGGCGTCCTGGCCGCGTCACGGTCCTGATCGGAGAAGACCCCGAGGGAGTGCAGCTGTCGGTCGAGGACAGCGGCCCCGGCGTTCCGGATGACCTGGCCGGGACGCTGTACGGGCGCGGCGTGAGCAGCAAGGGCGAGGGCCGGGGCCACGGACTGGCCGGGGTGTTCGCGCGGGTGCAGGCGCTGGGCGGGCAACTCCGGCACCGCCGGCGGGAGGGGCGCACCGTGTTCGAGGTCAGCCTGCCCACCCCGCACCCGGCGCCGCTCATGCCGCTGCCCCCGGCCTCCCGGTCAAGCGAGGCGGAAGGGTGA
- a CDS encoding tripartite tricarboxylate transporter TctB family protein, whose protein sequence is MTHPPPPPTRRGISVPDLLVALALTALGLALLLGTRQIPFGINAVVGPRVFPVIVSSGLTALGVLLTVSVLRGGRAEPAAEEDTDLEAPVNLAAPGIILGGFALGAAVLTTAGFVVGTAIMYFSVAWAFGERRVGLMTGVALTVALVTYVAFTRGLGLSLPPGVLKGVL, encoded by the coding sequence ATGACCCATCCCCCGCCCCCACCCACCCGCCGCGGCATCAGCGTGCCCGACCTGCTGGTCGCGCTGGCGCTGACCGCGCTGGGCCTCGCCCTGCTGCTCGGCACCCGGCAGATTCCCTTCGGCATCAACGCGGTGGTCGGTCCCCGCGTGTTCCCCGTGATCGTCAGCAGCGGTCTGACGGCGCTGGGCGTGCTGCTGACGGTCAGCGTGCTGCGCGGGGGCCGCGCCGAACCCGCCGCCGAGGAGGACACCGATCTGGAGGCCCCAGTCAACCTCGCCGCGCCGGGCATCATCCTGGGCGGTTTCGCGCTGGGCGCGGCGGTACTGACCACGGCGGGCTTCGTGGTCGGCACCGCCATCATGTACTTCAGCGTGGCGTGGGCCTTCGGTGAGCGGAGGGTCGGCCTGATGACCGGGGTGGCGCTGACGGTGGCCCTGGTGACCTACGTGGCCTTCACGCGCGGCCTGGGACTGAGCCTGCCGCCCGGTGTCCTGAAAGGCGTCCTGTAA